The DNA region ATTATCAACGAAGTACCCAGACCTCGGCTCAGGTTGATGACTACTGCATTGTTGGCATTCATGGCGTGTCCGAGGTTCTTTTCGGCAATGCCAAGACAACGGGTGTCGTTTTCGATAAAAACCGGGGTGTTGAAACGCTCCGAAAGATATGCAGCAAGCGGTTGCTCAAGAAAATTGAAATAGGTGATCGACCTGCCGCTTTCGGTATTCACCCGGCCGGTGATGCCGAATCCCATGCCCAGCACGGTGTCTTCTTTTACCTCGCAATTGTCGAGACATTGCTGAACAAAGGCGACCACTTCTTCAAGACAAGTTTCAGTGTTTTCAAGCTTGAAGTCTGTTTTTTGCCTGTATTTGAGCACATTGAGCCCCGGATCGACCATGGCAACCGAAATGCGCTTAATGGATACCTCGACAGCAATGGCGAAAAAGTTCGGATCGTTGAGCGCATAAAGCAAGGGTTTGCGACCGTTCTGGTTTTCTTTCTTTCCAACCACTTTGATCAGGCCCTCTTCCTGAAGCTCGTTCATGAGCTTGATGCCGGTTGGAATGCTGACGTCGAGCTTTTTGCAGATCTCGGGTATGGTGATGGCCTCACCTTGTTGCGAGATGGCCTGTATGATTCTGAGCTTACGCTGTGCGTTGCGGTTTTTGGAAGCAGCTTCGTCCTGCGGTTTATTGAATATTGTTTTCATCGTCTAAAAGTATCAGTATGACAACATTTTGAAATAGCTTGTTCCCGGGGCGCCTTTGAGCACGGCGATAAACATCCCGCTTCCATATGCCTGAATGTCAATCAGATGGCTAAAGCTGCCGCTGAGGCGTGACTGCTGCACAATCCGTCCGTCGGCAGCCAGGATGAGCAGCTCGATGGGTTCAGTTGTTTGTCCCGACAGGACGTAACGTCCGGCCGCTGCACCTTTGCGCAGATTGATTCCCTGGAAGGCCGTTTGACCCAGCGAAGAAGGCTGTTGAACTTCGATGGGGGCAGACACCTGCAGCAGGATGGGCGGGTTGCTCTGCAACACCCCTTCGGGCAGCTCGAACATGCCGGTGGCCAGGTAGGTGCCGGGCAGGTCGCCATTGTAATCGGGCGCATCCCAAAGGAGGTCCACAGTAAACACCTGGTTGAGGGTGGTAGTGATTTGCGTTTGCGGACTCAGTTGTGCGAGTGCCTGCGGCTTGCTTGTCCCCAGCGGAACGCTGATGCCGGGTACAGGTGCAATGCTATTGATGATGTTCAGGTTGAGGCTCGGATCGTAAGACACAATACGTATGGCATCGGCCACTACATACGAGCCGGAAGTGGCAGCCGCGGTAATGGTGATGTTTTCGTCGGGCGTAGCGTTGAACTGAAAGCTGCCCACATAAGCCCATGTGCTGCCCTGTTGGGTCTGGTTCATGGGCACAGTGGTGGTTTGACCGGCGTGGGTGACTACAAAAGGCGTGTTGGTGGCACGGTTGGCAGCAGCAGTCCACCAGCCATAAATCTCATATTGTCCCGGAGCGGGCAGGTTTAGCGGAAAGCGGTAATACTGGCTGGCCGTACCAAGTGCATGAAGCATCGAAGGCGTTTGCCACGATCCGGGGTTGGCTGTGGGGAACCAGTTGCCCGCACTGGTCACACCCTCATCGCCTGTGTCGATAATTTTGGTGAAGGTGGGTGTGGGCGGTATGTTGAGCGAATCGGCATGCACAATGGCCAGGATGGTGGGCACAGCGCGATTTTGGTTGTACAGGCTCTGGCTGCCCGCAGCCATGGCCGTCGAGCCGCCCCCATCGAGGTTGATGGCCTCGCTGCAGCCCAGCGAAAGCATAATCTCTGCCAGGTCGGGGATGCGCAGGTTGTTGCTGATGAACAAGATAGCTTTATTGTCGGCCGTGCGCCCCACAGCCGTGCGCGGCCTGTAGTCGGTGAGCAGGATGCCACTGCCCCAGAATATCTCTTCGCAATAGGTGATGTTCACCTGACCGTTTTTGACAAGTTGCGGCCCGCCTCCCAGCCCGAAAAGGATGTTGCTGTATTGCGTCCCCTCGGCTTTGGTTGGCGCCGGAAGCGGGTTGGGCGCATTGCAGGCATAGGGCAAAGGCTGGGCGTAGTAATAAATATCATCAAAATTGTAGGAATGATGATACACCCAGCGCGTGGCCAGCTGACGTCCCTGCTCCATGGCAAACAGCGGCCGGACGAGCGGATAGTTCTGCCCGTTGCGCACCACCGAGGTCACATTGATGGCTTTCACCTGACTGGGATAAACCACAGACGAAACCGAGGTGCCACCTGAAAAAAATCCGCCGTTGATGGCCCCGTAGGCACCCACCTGGGCCGAAAGCTGATGCACCTGGGCCGGACTGGCCACAAGGTAAGGACGTACACCAACCGTAGGCACTGCCATGTCCACCTTATAATAATAGGCTAAAAAATTCGGATCGGCAGGATTGGTGCCTTTAAACAACTGCACACCAGCCGGCAGGCTGTATTGTCCGGTTTGTTCCTGCCAAACCAGCGACTGCCCCTGAACGACCCACGAGCCAACAATGCATGCCAGGAAAAGAATCACGCTTCTGTGTAATTTCATTGCGAGGGGTGTTAATGAAATCTTCACACCAAAATTAAATTTTTTAAAAACTTACCTATACTTAAGTAAAAAAATTTTTTATTTCGCAGCACATTTGAAAATGCATACCAAAGGGCAAATGCGGTCAGGTTCAGGCAAATCAGATGCAAATAATTCATTTCCAAATACATGTATTTTTTAAATTTTGAAAATCCCCCTGGGGCTGTCAAAGACCCGGAAAAAATCACCGCAACTATTACCGCAACATTTGCATTAATCAAATCAGAAATCACCCACAAAACGAACTATAGCACACCATGAACAAAAAAATTATCCTGCCGGAAACCCTGAGCCCGGTAGAACGCGCCGTATGCTGCCACATTCCCCGAAAACATCCTGTGAACATTCCCTACATCACGGTGGACAATTTCCCCAAACTTGGGCTGCTCACCGCACTGCGCTTTCTCGAATGGGTGGCCGATCATCCCGAGGGCGTCATCAGCCTGCCTACCGGCAAAACCCCTGAGTACTTCATCAAATGGACGCAGCAGATCCTCGAAAACTGGAACAGCCGCGAAGGCGAAAAACTGCGCAGGGACAACGGCCTGTTGCTGGACAAAAAACCCCGCCTCGACCTGCTTCGATTTGTGCAGATCGACGAGTTTTACCCAATCAGCTCCGCACAGCACAACAGCTTTTACAACTACGTGAGCAATTTCTATATCAGGGGTTTTGGCCTCAACCCCAAACGCAGCCTGCTGATCAATTGCGACGAGATACCATTATGGGAAGGCAGACATTTCAGCAAGGTCTTTCCCGATACCATTGTGGATTTGGGATTGCGTTACCGCGAACCCAAAACCCGCCTGGAGGAAATTCAGCAGAAATCCATCTTTATGATCGATGACTGGTGCACCCAATACGAGCAGCAAATCCGCGAAATGGGGGGCATCGGATTCTTTCTGGGAGGCATAGGTCCCGACGGGCATATTGCTTTCAACACCCGCGGCTCAGACCACCACAGCACTACCCGCCTCACAGCCACCAATTTCGAGACACAGGCTGTGGCAGCCGGCGACCTTGGCGGCATCGAAGTGTCGCGCAACAGGCTGGTAATCACCATCGGACTGCAAACCATCACCTACAATCCGGAGGCTGTGGCCATCATATTTGCCGCCGGCGAAGCCAAAGCCCCGATGGTGCGCGATGCGCTGGAAGAAACCCCTTCGAACATGTATCCCGCAACTGCCCTCACCCGCCTGCCTCATGCCAGGTTTTACCTGACCACAGGTGCAGCCAGCATGCTCAGCGATGCCATGGAACACTACTACACCGGCAGTCCGTGGACACAGGAAAAAACAGAGCGGGCGGTACTCGACCTGTGTCGCAGGATCAACAAGTTTGCCGACCGCCTCACAATGGACGACCTCAAATCTGATCCCTATTGCCGCCTCATTCCCGGCCTGAATGCCAATACGGTGAGCGAGGTAATGGATAGCATCACCAAAAAAATCGAGAAGGGTACCGCCCCACTCGGAAACCAGGTATTTTACCACACCGGCCCGCACCACGACGACATCATGCTCGGGCTGTTGCCACACATCCACCGGCTCTCGCGCAACGAAACCAACCGCAGCCACTTCAGTGTGCTCACCTCTGGCTTCACGGCCGTCACCAACAAGTTTCTGATTCAGAAACTCGAAGACGTACTCTACTTTCTCGACCGCGAAGAGATTCAGATGGTCAAATACCCCGATTTCTTCGAACGGGGCTACAAACATAAATATGACAAAGATGTGTATCACTACCTGATCAAGGTGGCTTCGGGACAGGAGATCGAGCGCCGCAGAGGATTTGCCCACCGCATGGTGCGCAACCTGATCGAGGTGTATAGCGTGAAAAACGAGAACCAGCTCCGCGATACCATCCATGATGTGCTCTCGGTGGCACGCAACAGTTACGACGGCGCCAAAATGCCCCCCAAAATCCAGACCCTGAAGGGAATGATCCGCGAGTTTGAAGAAGAACTGGTGTGGGCCTGCTTCGGCATGACGAAAAATGAAGTACGGCATTTGCGACTGGGCTTCTATACCGGCGACATATTTACGGAAAAACCTGAACGTCAGCGCGATGTGCTGCCCATACTGGAAGAGCTGCGCCGCATTCAGCCCACGGTGATCAGTCTGGCCTTCGATCCGGAAGGCAGCGGCCCCGACACCCACTACAAGGTGCTTCAGGCCATAGCCGACGCCATCCGCCTCTGGGGACAGGAAAAAGACCTTAGCCAGCTGCGCATCTGGGGTTACCGCAATGTGTGGTATCAGTTTCATGCGGCCGAAGCCACGCACATCGTACCCGTTTCGCTCAATGCCATGGGCATCATGGATTACACCTTTACCAACTGCTATCTGAGCCAGGTGGACGCCTCCTTCCCCAGCTACCGCCACGACGGAAAATTTTCCGACCTGTCGAAACGCATCTGGGTAGATCAGCTCAGGCAGGTGCAACTGCTGCTGGGCAAACCGTTCTTTTATCAGAACGAAAGTCCCAGGTTGCGCACCACGCATGGCCTGCTGTATTTCAAGGAGATGGATGTGGAAGAGTTTTTGCGCTCGGCACGCGAACTCGAAAAGTCAACCGAGGGATTTTAACAGTCCCCAGCCGCCACTTATCCCCGAAACGGAGTCAGGGCTTCGACAGTGTCCAGCTGCCGGAGTCCACTCCCCAATCGGGACCAAAAAAACCGCTCATCCGCATGTCTTCCAGGCCGTTGAGCAGCCAGCCGGCTTTGAAAATCATCAGGTCGGGAAAGGCTGTGATGCCTGAGAAATAGTGGTTTTGCACGGCAGCCTTCAGACCAGTCAAACCACTGCCTCCCACTATGCCTATCAGGTTGTCATTAGTTCCTTTCAGCGGAAATACTGCATAGAAACCAAGGTCGTCGCCCTCAAACCTTTGGCGCCCCACCTGCACATACCCCTCACCGGCCTGCAACGGAGCATCGCTGAGCAGCTTGTTCCATGCACGGTTGGTTTCGGCATTGCCATACAGGATGATGTTGCGGCCGGCAAACTGCTTTTCATCGAAAAGGGTGTCGGCCAGCACTTCCGGTGCGCCATTCGCACGGTAAAGAAAGGTTTCGGCATCGAACAAGGCCCTGCGGCGGTTCCACTCCTGCATCTCCTCCGAGCCGCCAGTGCCGTAAACCAGCACAAAACGCTTTTCGAAAGCCGTCTTGAATCCCCCGTTTCGCCCGGGATGCTTTTCGTTTTCCGGAATGTTATCCGTTGGTTTCCAGCGTTTTCCGTCAAAATAGAAATATTTTGTTCCGGTGGAAACTTTTTGGCCATCAATGGTGACCTGTTTCACCTGCAGGGTGCCGAAGGCCTCGTCGGACAATGCGAGCCGGCGTACATTGGCAGTTTTTATTTCAAGGCTTTTGGGCGAGCGTATGGCCTCTGCGCGGCTCATCATTCCGTTTTGCTGCTGCTGCCCGATGGTCAGCCAGGCGTTGGTGGCATTGACGCCAATATTGGCTGTGAGTAATACCAGCGTATCGCGTTCCGAAACGGGTTTCATTTTGTGCCTCCGCAAAAACTCGAACAGGGGTGGCCAGTCCATGCTTTCGTCTCCATACCAGTGCGTTCCTCCCGGGTGTTCGTAGTAGGCCATGTGCCTGTGCAGGGGCGCCAGGATGTCGCGCATGCTGCGGGCCTGTGTTACCGGCACCACTTCGTCGGCATCGCCATGGAGCACATAGAGCGGGGTTTGCACATAGTTTTCTGTAAAGGCGGTCATGCGTGCGTGCAGGGCCGAGCGGTAAAGCATCTGATAATGAGGGTGATCGAAAAATGCGGTGTCCGAACCTGTGCGGCGGTAAGCGATGATGTCGGGATAACCGGCCGCAGGCGCCATGGCAGCAAACATGCCCGGATAGGTGCCACCCATAACCCAGGTGCCATGTCCGCCCATGCTGTGGCCGGTCACATAGGTGCGCAGGCTGTCGGTTTGCCAGAGCCTGCGGGCCTGATCAAGAACCTCGAACGCGTCGAGCCGGCCCCAGTCTTCCCAGTTGAACCCAAAAGGACGGCGGTTGGTTGGCGCCACTATATGTGCCCACGACTTGGGCTTATAAGCCCTGATCTGGTTGGTGGCCTCTACCGAAGCCCCATGCAACGAAAGCACCAGGGGCTGAGCTGCGGAATCGGACAACGAAGGCAACACGCTGAAATACTGCACGCTGCCATCAATCTGGCTGACAAAAGTGCGTTCGTGGTAGGTGCGGGCATCCTGCACCTTGAGCATTACGTCTATTTGATGCAACATTTGGTTATGTGCATCCAGAAGCTGCAGCCTGGCCTCCACTTTGTCAATCTCCGGCAGCTGCAGGGGTGCAGGCACCAGAAAAGGCAATTTCCGCTGGCTCATGGCAGGCACGTGCAAAAGCGGTGAAACCAGCTCCTCGCCACTGGCCAGCATTACTTTCATTTTGAGCCCCGATAGCTCATCTCGGGTTGCATTGAGTACCCGGATAGCCGCATGCAAGGGCATATGCGCACCCTTGAGCACCGTTGGCAAGGTCATGTCGCGCCTGAGCAGCATCACGGGTTGCGAAGGAATCACCAAAGCCGCCTTGAGCCGCTGAAACCTGCCATACGAAAACAAAAATGTGTTGATGCCCTGCTTGAGTTCCACGGGGTGCAGGGTGTAGCCGTAATCGTAATGATCCCCTTCGTAGGGCAGTCCGTTTATTAAGGCCATGGTATGCCCCGTTGCCTCGAGCAATACGATCTGTCGCTCCGCGCTTTCGAACTCGGCATAAAGCCAGCCGCGCTGCATGCCGGTAAAGAGGTGGTTGCTGTCGGCCCGGACAGCTTCCCAGCGCAAGGTGTCCTGCCTTTGCGGAAAACCGGCTATCAATTCCTCACCTGCTGCCGGCTGCTTCCGTTGCCCTGTGGCCATTAGCCAGAGCACCACATCCTGATTGCCCATCAACATACCCGGCCGGATGGCGCCATTCAACATCAACCCCTGGTGAAAACGGTGCAAAACATGACCTTCATCCGTGGTTTCGACACGTTCCTTGCCAAAGTATTCCACTACATTGCCCTGCTGTTGGGCCTGCATGTTCATGGCTATCAATAAAACCCACAGGAAAAGGCTGATTTTTAACGTCATTGTGCAGCGGTTTTGGCAAGGTAAAAGTACTAAAACGATTTAGTCATTATCGCTTTTTACATCAAAAATGCCTGCCCCATTGCGGATATATTGTCCGTATTTTTCGCGCAAACATCTTCTGTTCAAATATTATATGGGACTATTGATTTTAAAACCACAGTGCCATAAATTTGACGTGTTGATGAAGTCACGAAACAAACCAATCATTGCCACATGCATATCAACATCCCGGGAACAGCTTTGGTGGTCAATGGGTTGGCTTTGCTGCTCATAGCTCTGTATTTTGACCGGCGCAAGCAGGAGCCTTTGGCAGAGTCGGTTTGGTGGCTGATGATAGCCGCCGCATGGTGGTCGGTATTTTACGGCATGGAGCTGTCGGCAGAATCCGAACGTTACCTGCATCTGCTCTTTGTGATGGAATTTCCGGCGGTGATGACTGTTCCGGTATTCTGGCTGCTTTTTGTGGTTCGCCTCACAGGATATCGGTTCCTCAAACCCTACCGCCTGGGCTGGCTTTTTGTGGTGCCGGCATTCAATTGGCTGATGCTGATCTCCAATCCTTTGCATCACCTTTTTTATACCGGCGCCCGTATTGTCGAAACGAATGGTTACAGCTACACACAATTCGATCCTGGCCCGGTCTTTTTGTTTGTTCATATTGTCTATTCACATCTTTTGGTTGCTGCCGGACTGATGTTGCTGGTCCGCGCCCTTGCGCTGAGCACAGGCATCAACCGCAACAAGGCTGTTGTTTTTCTTTTTGCCGCCACATTGCCATATATCCTCAGTCTCTTCTGGATTCTGAATATCAGACCCTATGGCTTCCTCGACCTCACTCCCTTCGGGTTCACGGTCATTGGTTTGACGATGTTCGCGTTTTACAAAAACCTTTCGGACTTCGAACTCCGACCACTGGTGCTCAACAGCCTGTTCGACAACCTGCCCGATCCCCTTGTTGTGGTCGATGTGGCCCGGAAACATGTGACTTATACCAATGCCTCCGGACAACAGCTATTAAAAGCGCTGGAAGAAACTAACGAAAACAAGAGCCACTTTGAACAGCTGAAACAATTGACCGACGAAACCCAGCTGGAATATCAACAACGTTATTATTAGGTGCGGACAAACCTGCTGGACGAAAACCTGGCTGGTCAAAAGTTTCAGCTTTACCGCTTTCAGGACATCACCACGCAAAAAACGCACGAAGCACATTTGGCGGAGCTTACCCGGACTGCCTCCACCTTTGGCAACGATGACAGGCAAAACATCGAAAAAATACTGGCGCTGCTGGGTGAGATTTACGGCGCCGATGCCTGCCTGTTTAATGTGAAAGTGGGCAGCAATCTGATTACCAAAGCATCATGGAACGCACCCGCAGGCTATCAGGAAGTGGACAAGGCCGATGGTCACATTTGCACCGATGTGATCCGTGAGCGCAGGGCCGATCCGGTGGCAATACAGCAGCTGCAACAAACGGCCTATGCCAGCACCGACCCCAATGTGCAGCAGTATAACCTACAGACGTACCTCGGCATAGCCTTGTCGGCTGAGAATCACCCGGGCGCAACAATCTGCATGGTGTTCACCCAAAACCGTGAATTCACAGAAAGCGAGCTTCAGTTGCTCAAACTGGCTTCGTATGTGGTTTCCAACGAACTGACGCGTCAGTCTCAACTTAATAAACTCACTGCTGCCGAGGCCAATATGCGTGTTGTGCTCGAAAACTCACTCGACAGCATCTGGTCGGTGGATACCGACTTCCGCATCACCTATGTCAACGAGGCTTTTCGCAAAGCCTACTTTCGTGCCTTTCATGTGGAGCTCAGTGAGGGCATGCACATCCTCAACACCTTGCCCCAGCAGATCCGTCCGGTATGGGAAGAGCGCTACAGGCGCGGACTCAAAGGCGAACGCTTTGTGTTTATCGATTCCGTTCCGCTGGACAATGATGTGGCATACATTGAGCAATCGGTAATGCCCATTGTGATCGACAACCGTGTGACGGGCATTTCGTTCTACGGCCGCAACATCACCGAAAAATACCTGGCTGAGCAACGCCTGATACAAAGTGAGCAGCGCCTGTCGCAACTCAATGCGGCCAAAGACCGCTTGTTTTCGATTATTAGCCACGACCTGCGCAGCCCCTTCAACAACATCATCGGTCTGAGCGAGGTGATAGAGGAAATGGCCGCCGAAAACGGCAATGAGGCCCTGAAAGAATATGCCTCAGCCATCCTGAGGGTGTCGAAAAACACTTTTGCCCTGCTTGAAAACCTGCTGCACTGGTCGCGTATGCAGAGCGGAAAAATGCAACTCGAACCAGCTAAAGTATCGCTTGCTCATATTGTGGCTCAGGAACTGGAATTTTTGCACCAGCACATCAATAAAAAACTGATTAAAATCACCAATCAGGTGGACCAAGGGCATTATGTGATGGCCGATGCGCAATCGCTGGCTGTGATTGTAAGGAACCTCATCTCCAATGCCATTAAGTTCAGCCACGCAGAAGGTGAGGTTGTGCTGGAATCGGAGCTGGACAATGCATATGTGTTGTTACGGGTACGGGATTTCGGGGTGGGCATCCCGGCCGACGACCAGAAAAACATGTTCAAGCCTGAAACCCACCCCACTAAAAGGGGTACACAGAACGAAACAGGCACCGGCATTGGGCTGTTGCTGTGCAAGGAACTGGCCGAGAAAAACAAGGGATACCTGCTGGTAGAAAGCCGACCCGGAAAAGGCAGCACCTTCACACTCATGCTCAATCCGGCCGGTTGAAAACGCCAGACATAAGTGGTCAAGCCCCAAATGCGGATTTCCTGGCCAAAAATCATCCTTTGCTCCGAAATTTTGACTTCGGGGCGCCAATTGTTATAACTTGCGCCTGATTTATTCACCAAAAACCAAAAACTATGGGCTTCATTTCCGAATTTAAAACCTTTGCCATGCGCGGCAATGTGCTCGATATGGCTGTGGGTATCATCATCGGTGGCGCCTTCGGGAAGATTGTTTCCTCGTTTGTGGCCGACGTCATCATGCCTCCCATCGGGCTGCTGGTAGGTGGGGTTGATTTCAGCGACATTAAACTAACCCTGAAGGAAGCGGTGATGAATGGCAGCGAGGTAACCACTCCGGCTGTTACCATGAACATCGGGTTGTTTCTGAACACGGTGATCGACTTCACCATTGTGGCTTTTGCCATTTTCCTGCTTATCAAAGGAGTGAACAACCTGGCACGCAAAAAGGCCGAAGAACCAGCCGCTCCACCAGCACCCCCGGCACCGAGCAAAGAAGAGCTGCTGCTGACCGAAATTCGCGACATCCTGAAAAACAAGTAAAAGAAAGTCCGGCTACAAGGCCGGATTTTTTCATTTGCTTTGCTGCATTTCTCTTTCGAGCTGTGCATACCACTCCTGGCCAAACTTGCGGATGAGGGCCTCTTTAAGAAATTTGTAGAGCGGTGTTCCGGTGCGGTTACCAAGCTTACGGGCAGGGTTGCATATGCTCCACTGGTGGTAGTTGACATGCGTAAAACCGCCCTTGACCGCCAGCCTCACCGGATACAGGTGACAACTCACCGGCTTGCGAAAACCTGTCTTCCCCTGGCTCCACGCCCTTTCGATTGTGCAGTAACTCACCCCGTTGGGATAAAAACCGGCAAAAGCGCACTCTTTGCCATCCACCAGCGGAGTAACGAAATTGCCCGCTTCGTCGTAATCGAACACCCCCTGCTGGCTGACCACCTCCCTGCCTGCCTCGGTCATAAATGGCAGAATATTCTCAATTTCATCTTCCAGAATGCTGATTTCCTCTTCTTCGAGCGGAGCACCGGCATCGCCGCCCACACAGCACTCGCCTTTGCAGCGGGGCAGGTCGCACACAAACCGGGCGTTCAGAAAATCGTCGGAAAGGATGGTGTTGCGAATGATAATCATGGCGCAAAATTAACCAAACAAAGCCTTGCCGGAATAGCAGTCAGAAAGCGACAGACTTTATTGCAAAGTGTTTACCATCAACTTGTTGCCGTGCGCAGATGCACATCCATTTGCGGGAAAGGTATGGTAAGCCCTTCGGCAGCAAAGGTTTCGTACACCTTGCGGTTCATGTCGAAAAATACGGGCCAGTAATCCTCCTGTTTGGTCCACACGCGCACCACGATATCCACCGAACTGTTGTTGAGCTGATGAAGCGCCACAAAAGGCTCAGGCTCGGCAAGGATACGTTGGTCGCCGGCAATCAGATTTCTGAGCACTGCCTCAGCCTTTTTATACGAATCGCCGTAGGCAATACTGAATACCCAGTCCACACGGCGCTCAGGCATCTTGGTGTAGTTGATGAGCGATCCGGTGGCTAAGGCGCTGTTCGGGATGGTCACCACACGGTTATCAAAAGTGGTAAGCAAGGTGTACATCATCTGGATTTCGCGAACGGTGCCGATGTAACTGCCGCTTTCAATCACATCACCAACACGGAACACCTTGAATAAAAGGATAATAACCCCTCCGGCCAAATTTTGAAGCGTGCCTTGCAGCGCCAGACCCACAGCCAGACCGGCAGCACCCAGCATGGCAATGAAACTCGTCATCTGCACCCCGATCATTCCGAGCACAGTGATGATTACCAGTATTTTAAGCGCAATACTCAGAAAGCTGCGCAGGAAAGTACGCAGCGATGCATCCACATTCCTGCGCTCCATGATCTTCATCAAACCGGCTTTCAACCGGCCTACCAACCAAAAACCTATGACAAGAGCAACGATACCGCCAAACAACCTGAAACCAAACTCCACCAACATTTTGAGCAACATGTCCGGATTTTCAGCAAGGGTGGTGAGTGCACTTTTTTCCATCGTTTGTACTTTAGAAGCGGCTAAATTACCCAGAATATCCCAAATCGGCATCAACGGAAGCATTGACATGGTGACTTGCATCGTGCAACCGATGTAGCCGGGTCTGGCATTCGGATATGAAGTCAGGTTTTTCAATATTCAGCCAAACTCCTACATTTGTCAGCCATCCAATGAGACTTTCGCTTGGCTATTTGCACTGTTTGACGGTATAGGTGCAACGGACAAGCCGTCGGCGTGGATGAGAAAAATGTAACTATCAATCTATGAAGGTTTTAAAATTTGGCGGGACTTCGGTTGGCACCGCCGGAGCAATACGCAAGGTGGCCGAAATTGTCGGAGGACGCATATCGGAAGGCGTGCAGCCATTGCTGGTATGCTCAGCTATGGGAGGCGTGACCAACCAGCTTATCGGCCTGGCAGAGGCGGCAGGTGCACAGCAAAACTACGCCTCCGGCCTTCAGCAACTGGTGAGGAGGCACATGGACACCGCCGGTGAACTTTGTCCGGATGATACCGAACTGCGCAACGAACTGATCCGTCTGTTTGCGCGGCTCGAAAACCTGTTGCAGGGCATCGCAGCGGTGGGCGAGCTTTCGATGCGCACACGCGACCTGGTGATGAGCTTTGGTGAGCAGCTTTCGTGCCGTCTGGTAACCTCCTTTCTGCAACAGGCCGGCATCAATGCAGTGTTTACCGACAGCCGCAAACTGGTAATCACCGACAATCGTTATGGCCATGCTGCTGTAAACGAACAGATTACCTATGACAATATCCGCCAGTGGTACGGTCATACCGCTCCGGCCGTTGCCGTGGTAACCGGCTTTATAGGAAGTACCGCCCAGGGACAAACAACCACCATCGGACGTGGAGGCTCCGATCTGACAGCGGCCATTTTCGGAGCTGCATTGCAAGCCGAAGAAATAGAGATCTGGACCGATGTGGATGG from Bacteroidota bacterium includes:
- a CDS encoding prolyl oligopeptidase family serine peptidase, with protein sequence MTLKISLFLWVLLIAMNMQAQQQGNVVEYFGKERVETTDEGHVLHRFHQGLMLNGAIRPGMLMGNQDVVLWLMATGQRKQPAAGEELIAGFPQRQDTLRWEAVRADSNHLFTGMQRGWLYAEFESAERQIVLLEATGHTMALINGLPYEGDHYDYGYTLHPVELKQGINTFLFSYGRFQRLKAALVIPSQPVMLLRRDMTLPTVLKGAHMPLHAAIRVLNATRDELSGLKMKVMLASGEELVSPLLHVPAMSQRKLPFLVPAPLQLPEIDKVEARLQLLDAHNQMLHQIDVMLKVQDARTYHERTFVSQIDGSVQYFSVLPSLSDSAAQPLVLSLHGASVEATNQIRAYKPKSWAHIVAPTNRRPFGFNWEDWGRLDAFEVLDQARRLWQTDSLRTYVTGHSMGGHGTWVMGGTYPGMFAAMAPAAGYPDIIAYRRTGSDTAFFDHPHYQMLYRSALHARMTAFTENYVQTPLYVLHGDADEVVPVTQARSMRDILAPLHRHMAYYEHPGGTHWYGDESMDWPPLFEFLRRHKMKPVSERDTLVLLTANIGVNATNAWLTIGQQQQNGMMSRAEAIRSPKSLEIKTANVRRLALSDEAFGTLQVKQVTIDGQKVSTGTKYFYFDGKRWKPTDNIPENEKHPGRNGGFKTAFEKRFVLVYGTGGSEEMQEWNRRRALFDAETFLYRANGAPEVLADTLFDEKQFAGRNIILYGNAETNRAWNKLLSDAPLQAGEGYVQVGRQRFEGDDLGFYAVFPLKGTNDNLIGIVGGSGLTGLKAAVQNHYFSGITAFPDLMIFKAGWLLNGLEDMRMSGFFGPDWGVDSGSWTLSKP
- a CDS encoding DUF3109 family protein; protein product: MIIIRNTILSDDFLNARFVCDLPRCKGECCVGGDAGAPLEEEEISILEDEIENILPFMTEAGREVVSQQGVFDYDEAGNFVTPLVDGKECAFAGFYPNGVSYCTIERAWSQGKTGFRKPVSCHLYPVRLAVKGGFTHVNYHQWSICNPARKLGNRTGTPLYKFLKEALIRKFGQEWYAQLEREMQQSK
- a CDS encoding mechanosensitive ion channel yields the protein MEKSALTTLAENPDMLLKMLVEFGFRLFGGIVALVIGFWLVGRLKAGLMKIMERRNVDASLRTFLRSFLSIALKILVIITVLGMIGVQMTSFIAMLGAAGLAVGLALQGTLQNLAGGVIILLFKVFRVGDVIESGSYIGTVREIQMMYTLLTTFDNRVVTIPNSALATGSLINYTKMPERRVDWVFSIAYGDSYKKAEAVLRNLIAGDQRILAEPEPFVALHQLNNSSVDIVVRVWTKQEDYWPVFFDMNRKVYETFAAEGLTIPFPQMDVHLRTATS
- a CDS encoding GAF domain-containing sensor histidine kinase, translating into MRTNLLDENLAGQKFQLYRFQDITTQKTHEAHLAELTRTASTFGNDDRQNIEKILALLGEIYGADACLFNVKVGSNLITKASWNAPAGYQEVDKADGHICTDVIRERRADPVAIQQLQQTAYASTDPNVQQYNLQTYLGIALSAENHPGATICMVFTQNREFTESELQLLKLASYVVSNELTRQSQLNKLTAAEANMRVVLENSLDSIWSVDTDFRITYVNEAFRKAYFRAFHVELSEGMHILNTLPQQIRPVWEERYRRGLKGERFVFIDSVPLDNDVAYIEQSVMPIVIDNRVTGISFYGRNITEKYLAEQRLIQSEQRLSQLNAAKDRLFSIISHDLRSPFNNIIGLSEVIEEMAAENGNEALKEYASAILRVSKNTFALLENLLHWSRMQSGKMQLEPAKVSLAHIVAQELEFLHQHINKKLIKITNQVDQGHYVMADAQSLAVIVRNLISNAIKFSHAEGEVVLESELDNAYVLLRVRDFGVGIPADDQKNMFKPETHPTKRGTQNETGTGIGLLLCKELAEKNKGYLLVESRPGKGSTFTLMLNPAG
- the mscL gene encoding large-conductance mechanosensitive channel protein MscL yields the protein MGFISEFKTFAMRGNVLDMAVGIIIGGAFGKIVSSFVADVIMPPIGLLVGGVDFSDIKLTLKEAVMNGSEVTTPAVTMNIGLFLNTVIDFTIVAFAIFLLIKGVNNLARKKAEEPAAPPAPPAPSKEELLLTEIRDILKNK